Part of the Jatrophihabitans sp. GAS493 genome, GCAGTTCGGTGAGGACGAACCCGGCGTCGGTGAGGAACTGGACCAGCGTCTTCCGGGTGAAGAATCGGGTATGTGTGTCGTCAAGGATGCCCACCCGCGTGTAGTCGAACTTCCCCTGCAGCAGCGCCATCCGGATATCGCCGTGCGCAATATTCGGGGTCGATATGATGACGCTGCCACCGGGAGCCAACAACGGTCTTGCCTGTCGTAGCACCGGCAGCGGGTCGCGCAGATGCTCCAAAACATCTCCGAAGATGACGACGTCGAAGCTACCGGCGCCGAACTCCTCGACCAGGTCTGTCCGCTCTAGGTCACCGATCACAACCCGATCCAGATGCTTCGCGGCCTCTTCTCCCGTCACCGGGTCGACCTCGAATCCGGAGACCCTGTTGCCCAACGCCTGAAGCACGGTCCCTAGGTAGCCCGTGTCACAGCCCACATCGAGCACACGCTTGTTCGACCCGACCAGTTCGACCATGAAAGTGTGACTCGAACCGGGCCACTTCACGAGCTCCTCATCGATGTCGTACTTGGACAGTGCCACTGGCTTGTCTCTTCTCGCTAAGTCGTCGTCGTGCTAATCCCGGAATAACTCGATTCTAATCGCTGGAACGGGCGGAGCTAGCTCCGGCGCAACCGAGCCGTCAGACGGCGCAGGCGCAGCAGGGCAGCCCGCTTACCTTCGATCAGACGCTGCTCCTTGTTACTGACCAAGAAGAGGTCATGACCGTCCGGAACCGAACTCTCCCCGAGTTCAGTGGGCTCGTCATTCTCGGCAGCCAGTTGCTCCTCGGAGATCACGTTCTCTTCCGGTTCGGGGAAGCCTTCAGCGAAGAGCGCCCGGCGGCCCGGTTCATCCAGATTGCGGGGAACGCGACGAAGAGTAACGAAGAACTCCATGTCATCGACGGCCGTAGGGGTGATCGACTCGATCGTGTAGTCGAACAGGCCGAGGTCGGCCAACGTCCGCATCTGCTGAACGAAGGTGATGGGCGTGAAGAGCCAGACATGGCAGTCGACGTAGGACTCGTCCTTCGTCGACCGGTCTAGCATCATTCGCGCGTAGGCCAGATCATGAATCGTCGCTTCCGGGCCGGGCGGCCCGTGACGCCAGGTGTCCCGAGGGGTGACCGTCACTGCGGAACTGTAGTGGTCGAACACCGCCCGCACCGATGGACGGGCATCACCGTGGTGGCGGGCGAGCATCATGTCACCGACAGTGGTCGGCGGCCGACGGGCATCGAAGCAGTAGCGGCGGTCAGGTACGGCGAGTGAGATGATTCCGTCATCACGGAGGATCTCGCTCACGTCGGCGAGCCAGCCGATGACGTCAGGCACGTGCTCGATGACATGCGAGGCCACGACCCAGTCGAAGGGCGCGGCATCGCCGACGGCCTCGGATATCTTGCGCGTCTTGCCCTCTTCGATCAGCGCAAAGTCAACATCGACGATCTCGTCAAGCGGCACGCCACCGCACGATTCGTAGTAGTCACGTAGTCCCTGGGCCAGATGCACGTCCACATAGAGAACGTTGGTCTTGTCTTTGGTGGCGATAGGCGTGTGAAGCGGCCCGATCTCCAGGCCACGACCAGTTTCGGTGTTCAGACTGCGGAGGACTCGGGTACGTCGATCGGTCATCGGCACCCATCTCAGGTCGTAGGTAGCTCGCGCAAGGTAGGTGGTCCGTGCAAGTCAGTCACCATCCAATACATGTCAGCAGAGCGTACACACTCGATCCGGTTCCGCAACGGTCCCGACCCGTGCGACCTGACTTTGCGCCGGCCACCAAGGTTCTTCGCCCCTCCAGCTCCAATCCGGCAGTCCGTCGCACCACGCACTAAGATGTAGTTGGGTGCGCGCCCATTGACATGCCGGTCGATACACTCGTGCGCATGACCCTCGACACCGACCTTGAACGAGAGGTCCGTGAACTCAGACACACGATCCTGACGCTCCGCGATCATGCCATCGGGGCCGAGGCACAGGTTGCCCAAAGCGAGAAGCGGACGCAGGAAGCCACGCGGCTCCAGTCGGCGGCCGAGGCCCGAGCTGCCGAGGCCGAGCTGCGACGCGCCGAGGCCGAGGCCGCTGTCCGGGCGGACGCGCGACGCGCGGCGGAGGCAGAAGTGCAGCGCGATGAAGCAGAACGTGGGCGGCGAGAAGCGCAGCTGGAAAGGGACGGCTTCCAGCGGGAGTTAACGCAGATTCGGGCGTCGAGGAGTTGGCGGCTGGCTAGATTCGCGTCGAGCGCGGCGGCGAAGTTACGGGGCACTCCCGGTTCAACGAAATGAACGAACCGCAGCAATCGCCGGATTCCCCGCTTTTCTCGCTGATCGTGGTCGCGGACTGCTTCGATTCGCAAGCACGCGCCGCCTTGATCAAGTCTCTACGCGATCAGGACTTCGCGGAATGGGAACTGATCGTCGTGGCTGGCGCGGACGACTCGCGATCGAATTTTGATCCGGAGTTCTCTGGGGACAACCGTGTCGTCGTGATCGACCACCCCGGCGACTCGAGCACACTCCGAGCCGCCAACCTGGGTATCGCGGCGGCGTCTGGCGAGTTCGTGATCATCCTCGACCGCGCAGGCGCGCTGGCCCCGGGGACTCTCGCCTGCCTAGCCTCCGCGGTGACCGTCGACGCCACTATCGACCTTCTGTACACCGACGAGGACTATCAGGGCCCCGAGGGAACGCTAACCTTCAAGAAGCCGGAGTGGTCGCCTGAGCGTCTCAGGTCGCAGTGGTACTGCGGCGAGCTGTCGGCTCTGCGGAGCAGCCTGGTGCGCGATCTGGGAGGTCTGCGTGACGAATTCCAAGGCGCGGAGCTCTACGACCTAACCCTGCGGGTTAGCGAAAAGGCACGAACGGTGCATCACGTTCAGCGAGCACTCTTCCATCACTCGTCCGAGCGGCACGCCCCAACGCCCGACCAGTGGTACGCCGGTCGAAGGGCGGTTCAGGCTCAGCTAGACCGAGCGGGCATCGACGCTACCGTCGAGCTCAATCAGTTGCCGGGTACCTACCGGGTGGATCGCAGATTCCCGGCGGCGCGCCGAGTCAGCATCATCATCCCGACGATCGGGGTCAGCGCACTGGTGTGGGGAGAACGCCGGACGTTCGTTGTGGAGGCAGTGCGGTCGGTTCTAGCTAAGACTGACCACGACAACATCGAGATCGTAGTCGTCCACGATGCACCGACCCCCGCGCCGGTGCTCGCGGAGCTGCGTGACGTTGCGGGCGACCGCCTGGTTCTCGTCCCCTTCGATGCTCCGTTCAATTTCAGTCGCAAGATCAATGCCGGTTTCGTCGCCTCCACCGGTGACCGCATCGTGCTTCTCAATGACGATGTCCAGGTCCGCTCAGATCGATGGTTGGAGGCGCTGCTTGCCCCGTTGGAATCCGACGACGTTGGTATGACGGGAGCGAAGCTCTATTTCGCGAACAATCAGATCCAACACGTCGGACACCATTATCTGGGCGGAAACTACGGTCACCCCTTCATTCTCGACGACGCCGACACCGTAGGACCGTTCGCCGAGACCATCATCGACCGCGAGGCCTCTGGGGTCACTGCGGCCTGCGCCGGCCTTCGGCGGGAGGTATTCGAAGAAGTCGGCGGTCTCACCGAACTCCTGCCGCTCAACTACAACGATGTCGATCTGTCGTACAAGATCCGTCATCAGGGATACCGGATTCTCTACATAGCCCAGGTGGAGCTCTACCATTTCGAATCCCAGACACGCGAATCCGCGATCCAACAACGGGAGCGCGAGTTGGTGCATTCCCGTTGGGGAACAGCATCCGACGATCCGTACCTTCCGGCCGCACCGTAGATGGCCGGTCGAGGGGCGCTCCGCTCGATACAACTTCGAGAAGTGTCCGGTAAACATGGGCGCAGGCCGGCCAGAATCACTTGATACTGGGCTGGCGCCGACTAGGCCTAGCCGCTCGAATCAGGTACTCCAGCGGGTATTCTCGCTCGTAGCCTGAGTCGACGATCGCGCCGTGGCCGCGACCAGGCAGCGAAGGAGTGACCCGTGACCACCAGTGCAGTGATTGAGAATCCACGCGCGAAGCGTCTGCTTTCGATGATCGACGTGACCAGCGGAGACGGTCTCGAGATCGGACCACTGTTCCAGCCATTGGTTCCACGGGAGTTCCCGAACATCCGATTCGTAGACATCTACGACGGCGACGAGCTTCGCAGTCGCTACAAGCACGACCCGAACGTCCGCGAGGACGACATCGTCGACCCCGACTTCGTCATCATGACCGAGAATGGTCCGCAGACGCTCGTGGAGGCGGTCGGGGACGCGGGGCCGTTCGACTGGGCAGTCGCCTCGCATGTTGCTGAACACGTCCCCGACCTGATCGGCTGGCTCGGCGAGATCGGCGAGCTACTCGTCGACAACGGGCTGCTGCTGCTCGTCGTGCCGGATTGCCGGTTCACCTTCGATGCCTGTAGGCCGCGAACCACGGTCGGCCAGATGCTTCAGGCGCATCACGACCGTGACCAGATACCCTCCGTGCGCGCTGTGTTCGACCATTTCAGTTCGGTTGTGACTGTGAACGCGGCCGCGATCTGGCAGGGCACGCCTCCTGATCCCGAAGCCGTCTGTTCAGAGGAGGAGTTCGCGCAAGCACAGGCCAACTTGAGCTTGACCGGTCAGTACGTCGACAGCCACGTCTGGCTCTTCACACCCGAGACGATCGTGCGTCAACTCGCGACCTTGAGCCGCCTCGGCGACATGCCGTTCGTGGTCGAGAGTGTGGCCAACACGGAATTCTGCGATC contains:
- a CDS encoding bifunctional 2-polyprenyl-6-hydroxyphenol methylase/3-demethylubiquinol 3-O-methyltransferase UbiG, with product MALSKYDIDEELVKWPGSSHTFMVELVGSNKRVLDVGCDTGYLGTVLQALGNRVSGFEVDPVTGEEAAKHLDRVVIGDLERTDLVEEFGAGSFDVVIFGDVLEHLRDPLPVLRQARPLLAPGGSVIISTPNIAHGDIRMALLQGKFDYTRVGILDDTHTRFFTRKTLVQFLTDAGFVLTELRRTQAELFETEVAIVESEIDPAVVAKLRGDPEATTYQFVLRAVPDDATRLDTEQALRIDDLSTELHSAKKELVALRAAFAELSEQEALARSELLSLQAVRTEVQRAHDQAVAERDEVRQQLRAANKRLASTSVTSRAVRSLRRKIRGY
- a CDS encoding methyltransferase domain-containing protein, producing the protein MTDRRTRVLRSLNTETGRGLEIGPLHTPIATKDKTNVLYVDVHLAQGLRDYYESCGGVPLDEIVDVDFALIEEGKTRKISEAVGDAAPFDWVVASHVIEHVPDVIGWLADVSEILRDDGIISLAVPDRRYCFDARRPPTTVGDMMLARHHGDARPSVRAVFDHYSSAVTVTPRDTWRHGPPGPEATIHDLAYARMMLDRSTKDESYVDCHVWLFTPITFVQQMRTLADLGLFDYTIESITPTAVDDMEFFVTLRRVPRNLDEPGRRALFAEGFPEPEENVISEEQLAAENDEPTELGESSVPDGHDLFLVSNKEQRLIEGKRAALLRLRRLTARLRRS
- a CDS encoding glycosyltransferase, translated to MNEPQQSPDSPLFSLIVVADCFDSQARAALIKSLRDQDFAEWELIVVAGADDSRSNFDPEFSGDNRVVVIDHPGDSSTLRAANLGIAAASGEFVIILDRAGALAPGTLACLASAVTVDATIDLLYTDEDYQGPEGTLTFKKPEWSPERLRSQWYCGELSALRSSLVRDLGGLRDEFQGAELYDLTLRVSEKARTVHHVQRALFHHSSERHAPTPDQWYAGRRAVQAQLDRAGIDATVELNQLPGTYRVDRRFPAARRVSIIIPTIGVSALVWGERRTFVVEAVRSVLAKTDHDNIEIVVVHDAPTPAPVLAELRDVAGDRLVLVPFDAPFNFSRKINAGFVASTGDRIVLLNDDVQVRSDRWLEALLAPLESDDVGMTGAKLYFANNQIQHVGHHYLGGNYGHPFILDDADTVGPFAETIIDREASGVTAACAGLRREVFEEVGGLTELLPLNYNDVDLSYKIRHQGYRILYIAQVELYHFESQTRESAIQQRERELVHSRWGTASDDPYLPAAP
- a CDS encoding methyltransferase domain-containing protein — translated: MTTSAVIENPRAKRLLSMIDVTSGDGLEIGPLFQPLVPREFPNIRFVDIYDGDELRSRYKHDPNVREDDIVDPDFVIMTENGPQTLVEAVGDAGPFDWAVASHVAEHVPDLIGWLGEIGELLVDNGLLLLVVPDCRFTFDACRPRTTVGQMLQAHHDRDQIPSVRAVFDHFSSVVTVNAAAIWQGTPPDPEAVCSEEEFAQAQANLSLTGQYVDSHVWLFTPETIVRQLATLSRLGDMPFVVESVANTEFCDHEFPVLLRRIPRALSPQEMISARKAGVQTWTDLDPAEVARAHGFGLEDDSTPEGSAAAEPLADDSQMEVSDKERRLIERKRSVLLALRRAKGLLRRH